In a single window of the Mesoplodon densirostris isolate mMesDen1 chromosome 18, mMesDen1 primary haplotype, whole genome shotgun sequence genome:
- the WDR81 gene encoding WD repeat-containing protein 81 yields MALGSRGREVALTTEAEGWSPPPSPDMEELLRSVERDLNIDARQLAPAPGGTHVVALVPARWLASLRERRLPPGPCPRAEGLGEAEVRTLLQRSVQRLPPGWTRVEVHGLRKQRLSYPLGSLPFEEGSGSPETLTRFMQDVAAQNYRNLWRHAYHTYGQPYSHSPAPAAVPALDSVRQALQRVYGCPFLPVGEATQCPSHARDGPCPPRGNPASPSLLRAEALLESPEMLYVVHPYVQFSLHDVVTFSPAKLTNSQAKVLFILFRVLRAMDACHRQGLACGALSLHHIAVDEKLCSELRLDLSAYEKLREDENEEMSVARNGAGIEPGGEGGRGPGCPTCQEELRDLVLDWVHGRISNFHYLMQLNRLAGRRQGDPNYHPVLPWVVDFTTPRGRFRDLRKSKFRLNKGDKQLDFTYEMTRQAFVAGGAGGGEPPHVPHHISDVLSDITYYVYKARRTPRSVLCGHVRAQWEPHEYPASMERMQSWTPDECIPEFYTDPSIFCSIHPDMPDLDVPAWCSSSQEFVAAHRALLESREVSQDLHHWIDLTFGYKLQGKEAVKEKNVCLHLVDAHTHLTSYGVVQLFDQPHPRRLAGAPALAPEPPLIPRLLFQTIQESTGREDFPAQLVNGTGRPVLEATPHEAAWARDRPVVGEDDLEQATEALDSISLTGKAGDQLGPSSSSSSSSSSSSSSSQAPPGLLPFSGASASRPGRRNKAAGVDPGEGEEGKILLPEGFGPLQALEELEKLGNFLTKGLGGRLEVPQQPQVQRAVQLRDLFHRDMQALGVLLAEMVFATRVRTLQPDAPLWVRFEAVRGLCTRHPKEVPVSLQPVLDTLLQLSGRQGPVVAGRGKLDPLFEYRPVSQGLPPPCPAQLLSLFSSVVPFPPYFPALHKFILLYQARRVEDEAQGRELVFALWQQLGAVLGDITPEGLEILLPFVLSLMSEEHTAVYTAWYLFEPVAKALGPKNANKYLLKPLIGAYESPSRLHGRFYLYTDCFVAQLMVRLGLQAFLVHLLPHVLQVLAGVETSQEESKGLAGAAEDEESGLLGARPSSCAFGEEIQMDGEPAASSGLGLLDYTSGVSFHDQADLPETEDFQAGLYVAESPQPQEAEAVSLGRLSDKSSTSETSLGDERVADEGGAPVDKSSLKSGDSSQDLKQSEGSEEEEEEEEGCVVLEEGDGEQDEVPEASELTLSNTVLSMDTVVASDGGADGEEEEEPLTEQSEGKERKILLDTACKMVRWLSAKLGPTVASRHVARNLLRLLTSCYVGPTRQQFTVSSGDSPPLSVGTVYQKRPVLGDIVSGPVLSCLLHVAHLYGEPVLTYQYLPYISYLVAPGSTSGPSRLNSRKEAGLLAAVTLTQKIIVYLSDTTLMDILPRISHEVLLPVLSFLTSLVTGFPSGAQARTVLCMKTISLIALICLRIGQEMVQQHLSEPVATFFQIFSQLHELRHQDLKLESVGRSEGQLPKVAFSDGQLRLVDPTLLDELQKVFTLEMAYTIYVPFSCLLGDIIRKIVPNHELVGELAGLYLESMSPSNRNPASVEPTVPSTGPEWDPQGGSCPQDDGHSGTFGSVLVGNRIQIPDDSQPESPGPLGPISGVGGGDLSNQSEDNALKLELPRSAHGLSGNWLAYWQYEIGVNQQDAHFHFHQIRLQSFPGHSGAVKCVVPLSSEDFFLSGSKDRTVRLWPLYNSGDGTSETASRLVYAQHRKSVFFVGQLEAPQCVVSCDGAVHVWDPFTGKTLRMVEPSDSRVPLTAVAVMPAPHTSITMASSDSTLRFVDCRKPGLQHEFRLSGGLNPGLVRSLAVSPSGRSVVAGFSSGFMVLLDTRTGLVLRGWPAHEGDILQIKAVEGSVLVSSSSDHSLTVWKELEQKPTHHYKSTSDPIHTFDLYGSEVVTGTVANKIGVCSLLEPPSQATTKLSSENFRGTLTSLALLPTKRHLLLGSDNGVIRLLA; encoded by the exons ATGGCCCTGGGGAGCAGGGGGCGGGAAGTCGCTCTTACCACCGAGGCCGAGGGCTGGTCACCGCCCCCGAGCCCCGACATGGAGGAGCTGCTCCGGAGCGTGGAGAGAGACCTGAACATCGATGCCCGGCAGCTGGCTCCAGCCCCGGGGGGCACCCACGTGGTGGCCCTAGTGCCTGCGCGCTGGCTGGCCAGCCTCCGCGAGCGCCGGCTGCCCCCGGGACCGTGTCCCCGCGCTGAAGGCCTGGGCGAAGCGGAAGTCAGAACGCTCCTGCAACGCTCCGTGCAGAGGCTGCCCCCCGGTTGGACGCGAGTGGAGGTCCACGGGCTGCGGAAACAGAGGCTCTCTTACCCGCTGGGCTCCCTGCCTTTTGAGGAGGGGTCCGGCAGCCCGGAGACCCTCACTCGCTTCATGCAGGATGTGGCTGCCCAGAATTATCGCAACCTGTGGCGCCACGCATATCACACTTATGGGCAGCCCTATAGTCATAGCCCTGCTCCTGCAGCTGTCCCTGCCCTGGACTCAGTACGACAAGCTCTGCAGAGGGTCTATGGTTGCCCCTTCCTGCCAGTGGGCGAAGCTACCCAGTGCCCATCACATGCCAGAGATGGCCCCTGTCCTCCTCGGGGCAACCCTGCCTCTCCCAGTCTtctgagagctgaggctctgtTGGAGTCACCAGAGATGTTGTACGTGGTGCACCCTTATGTGCAGTTCTCCCTGCATGATGTGGTCACCTTCAGCCCTGCCAAGCTGACCAACAGCCAAGCCAAGGTGCTCTTCATTCTCTTCCGCGTGCTGAGGGCCATGGATGCCTGTCACCGCCAGGGACTGGCCTGTGGGGCCCTATCTTTGCACCACATCGCTGTGGATGAGAAGCTTTGCAGTGAGCTACGGCTGGACCTGAGTGCTTACGAGAAGCTCAGAGAGGATGAGAATGAGGAGATGTCTGTAGCAAGAAATGGAGCAGGCATtgagcctggaggggagggagggaggggacctGGGTGTCCCACCTGCCAGGAGGAACTTAGGGACCTCGTGCTAGACTGGGTCCATGGCCGCATCAGCAACTTCCACTACCTCATGCAGCTGAATCGGTTGGCAGGTCGGCGGCAGGGGGACCCCAACTACCACCCAGTGCTGCCCTGGGTGGTGGACTTCACCACGCCCCGGGGGCGCTTCCGAGACCTGCGCAAGTCCAAGTTCCGCCTCAACAAGGGGGATAAACAGCTGGACTTCACGTATGAGATGACGCGGCAGGCGTTCGTGGCAGGTGGCGCGGGGGGCGGGGAGCCACCACACGTTCCCCACCACATCTCTGACGTGCTTTCTGACATCACATACTATGTGTACAAGGCTCGGCGCACACCCCGGTCGGTGCTCTGTGGACACGTGCGGGCGCAGTGGGAGCCCCATGAGTATCCTGCAAGCATGGAGCGTATGCAGAGCTGGACACCTGATGAGTGCATCCCCGAGTTCTACACCGATCCCTCCATCTTCTGCTCCATCCACCCTGACATGCCTGACCTGGACGTGCCGGCCTGGTGCAGCTCCAGCCAGGAGTTCGTGGCTGCCCACCGGGCGCTGCTGGAGAGCCGAGAGGTGTCCCAGGACCTACACCACTGGATTGACCTCACCTTTGGCTACAAACTCCAGGGCAAGGAGGCCGTGAAGGAGAAGAACGTGTGTCTGCACCTGGTGGACGCCCATACGCACCTGACCAGCTACGGCGTGGTACAGCTCTTCGATCAGCCGCACCCCCGGCGCCTGGCCGGGGCCCCTGCCCTTGCCCCTGAACCTCCACTCATCCCCAGGCTGTTGTTCCAGACCATCCAGGAGAGCACAGGCCGGGAGGACTTCCCAGCACAGCTTGTGAATGGAACAGGCAGGCCGGTTTTGGAGGCCACTCCCCATGAGGCTGCCTGGGCCAGGGACAGGCCGGTGGTGGGGGAGGATGACTTGGAGCAGGCCACAGAAGCTCTGGATTCCATCTCCCTGACTGGGAAGGCAGGTGACCAGCtgggcccctcctcctcctcctcttcctcttcctcctcctcctcctcttctagtCAAGCCCCTCCAGGCCTCCTGCCTTTCTCAGGGGCCTCAGCCTCTCGACCAGGCCGCCGGAACAAAGCTGCTGGGGTAGACCCCGGGGAAGGTGAGGAGGGCAAGATTCTTCTTCCGGAGGGCTTCGGTCCTCTGCAGGCTCTGGAAGAGTTGGAGAAACTGGGCAACTTCTTGACCAAAGGCCTGGGGGGCCGCTTGGAGGTGCCTCAGCAGCCCCAGGTCCAGCGAGCCGTGCAGCTGCGGGACCTCTTCCATCGGGACATGCAGGCGCTGGGTGTCCTGTTGGCTGAGATGGTGTTTGCCACCAGGGTCCGGACACTGCAGCCTGATGCGCCTTTGTGGGTACGCTTCGAGGCTGTTCGGGGGCTCTGCACACGCCATCCCAAGGAGGTCCCTGTGTCTCTGCAGCCCGTGCTGGACACGCTCCTGCAGCTCAGTGGCCGTCAAGGCCCCGTGGTTGCAGGGAGAGGCAAGCTGGACCCGCTGTTCGAGTACAGGCCCGTCTCCCAGGGCTTGCCCCCGCCCTGCCCGGCCCAGCTCCTCAGCCTCTTCAGCTCCGTGGTTCCCTTCCCTCCGTACTTCCCCGCGCTGCACAAGTTCATCCTCTTGTACCAGGCAAGGCGCGTGGAGGACGAGGCCCAGGGGCGGGAGCTGGTCTTTGCTCTGTGGCAGCAACTGGGTGCAGTTTTGGGTGACATCACCCCCGAGGGCCTGGAGATCTTGCTGCCTTTCGTGCTGTCACTCATGTCTGAGGAGCACACAGCCGTGTATACGGCCTGGTACCTATTTGAACCTGTCGCCAAGGCACTGGGCCCCAAAAATGCTAACAAGTACCTACTGAAGCCTCTCATTGGTGCCTACGAGAGCCCCAGCCGGCTACACGGGCGCTTCTACCTGTACACCGACTGCTTCGTGGCCCAGCTCATGGTGCGGCTGGGCCTGCAAGCCTTTCTCGTCCACCTGCTGCCCCACGTCCTGCAGGTGCTGGCGGGTGTGGAGACCTCCCAGGAGGAAAGCAAGGGCCTGGCGGGGGCTGCAGAGGATGAGGAAAGTGGGCTCCTGGGGGCCAGGCCTAGCTCCTGTGCCTTTGGGGAGGAGATCCAGATGGATGGGGAGCCGGCTGCCTCCTCGGGCCTGGGGCTCCTGGACTACACGTCTGGCGTCAGCTTCCACGACCAGGCCGACCTCCCTGAGACAGAGGACTTCCAGGCCGGGCTCTACGTGGCCGAGTCCCCTCAGCCCCAGGAGGCTGAGGCTGTGAGCCTGGGCCGGCTGAGTGACAAGAGCAGCACCAGCGAGACCTCCCTGGGCGACGAGCGGGTGGCAGACGAGGGGGGCGCCCCGGTGGACAAGAGCAGCCTCAAGTCAGGTGACAGCAGCCAGGACTTGAAGCAAAGCGAGGGCtccgaggaggaagaggaggaggaggaaggctgTGTGGTGTtggaggagggggatggggagcaaGATGAGGTCCCTGAGGCGTCTGAGCTCACGCTGTCCAACACGGTGCTGTCCATGGATACGGTTGTGGCCAGTGACGGCGGGGCTGacggggaggaagaagaggaaccaCTGACCGAGCAGTCGGAGGGCAAAGAGCGGAAGATCCTTCTTG ATACGGCCTGCAAGATGGTCCGCTGGCTGTCCGCCAAGCTCGGCCCCACTGTGGCCTCGCGCCACGTGGCCCGGAACCTGCTCCGCCTGCTGACGTCGTGTTACGTGG GGCCCACCCGGCAGCAGTTCACCGTGAGCAGTGGCGACAGCCCCCCTCTGAGCGTGGGCACCGTCTACCAGAAGAGACCAGTACTGGGCGATATAGTGTCGGGCCCCGTGCTCAGCTGCCTCCTCCACGTCGCCCACCTGTACGGGGAGCCCGTCCTCACCTACCAGTACCTGCCCTACATCAGCTACCTG GTGGCCCCGGGTAGTACCTCAGGCCCCAGTCGACTGAACAGCCGCAAGGAGGCGGGGCTGCTGGCAGCGGTGACTCTGACCCAGAAGATCATCGTGTACCTCTCAGACACCACCCTCATGGACATCCTGCCCCGTATCAGCCACGAGGTCTTGCTGCCCGTGCTCAGCTTCCTCACTTCCCTCGTCACGGG GTTCCCAAGTGGAGCCCAGGCCCGGACTGTCCTGTGTATGAAAACCATTAGCCTCATCGCCCTCATCTGCCTGCGCATCGGACAGGAGATGGTCCAGCAGCACCTGAGCGAGCCTGTGGCCACCTTCTTTCAAATCTTCTCTCAGCTGCATGAGCTTCGGCACCAG GATCTGAAGCTGGAGTCCGTGGGCCGCAGTGAGGGCCAGCTGCCAAAGGTGGCCTTCTCCGATGGGCAGCTGCGGCTGGTGGACCCCACCCTGCTGGACGAGCTGCAGAAGGTGTTCACCTTGGAGATGGCGTATACAATCTACGTGCCCTTCTCCTGCCTGTTGG GTGACATCATCAGGAAAATCGTCCCCAACCATGAGCTGGTGGGGGAGCTGGCGGGGCTGTATCTGGAGAGCATGAGCCCAAGCAATCGCAACCCTGCCAGCGTGGAGCCCACTGTGCCCAGCACCGGCCCTGAGTGGGACCCCCAGGGTGGGAGCTGCCCCCAGGACGACGGCCACTCGGGGACCTTTGGGAGCGTCCTGGTCGGGAACCGCATCCAGATCCCCGATGACTCCCAGCCTGAGAGCCCCGGCCCGCTGGGCCCCATTTCCGGGGTGGGTGGCGGGGACCTCAGCAACCAGAGTGAGGACAACGCGCTGAAGCTGGAGCTGCCGCGGAGCGCGCACGGGCTGAGTGGGAACTGGCTGGCGTACTGGCAGTACGAGATCGGCGTGAACCAGCAGGATGCCCACTTTCACTTCCACCAGATCCGCCTGCAGAGCTTCCCCGGCCACTCAGGGGCTGTCAAGTGTGTGGTGCCCCTGAGCAGCGAGGACTTCTTCCTGAGTGGCAGCAAGGACCGCACTGTGCGCCTCTGGCCCCTCTACAACTCTGGGGACGGAACCAGTGAGACAGCCTCGCGCCTCGTCTATGCCCAGCACCGCAAGAGTGTCTTCTTTGTGGGCCAGCTGGAGGCCCCGCAGTGTGTGGTGAGCTGTGACGGGGCTGTGCACGTCTGGGACCCCTTCACAG GGAAGACCCTTCGCATGGTGGAGCCGTCGGACAGCCGGGTGCCCCTGACCGCCGTGGCTGTCATGCCCGCCCCCCACACCAGCATCACCATGGCCAGCTCTGACTCGACCCTGCGCTTTGTAGACTGCCGGAAGCCTGGCCTGCAG CATGAGTTCCGCCTGAGCGGCGGGCTGAACCCTGGGCTTGTCCGCTCCCTGGCTGTCAGCCCCAGCGGCCGGAGCGTGGTGGCCGGCTTCTCCTCAGGCTTCATGGTGCTCCTGGACACCCGTACGGGCCTGGTTCTGCGTGGCTGGCCTGCCCATGAAGGGGACATCCTGCAGATCAAG GCGGTGGAGGGCAGTGTCCTGGTCAGCTCCTCCTCGGACCACTCCTTGACTGTCTGGAAGGAGCTGGAGCAGAAGCCCACGCATCACTACAAGTCAACCTCCGACCCTATCCACACCTTCGACTTGTACGGCAGCGAGGTGGTAACCGGCACCGTGGCCAACAAGATCGGCGTCTGCTCCCTGCTTGAGCCGCCTTCCCAGGCCACCACCAAGCTCAGCTCCGAGAACTTCCGTGGCACGCTCACCAGCCTGGCCTTGCTGCCCACCAAACGCCACCTCCTGCTGGGCTCAGACAACGGGGTCATCCGCCTCCTGGCGTAG
- the TLCD2 gene encoding TLC domain-containing protein 2 gives MAPSGLLVTGASFAAFRGLHWGLQLLPTPGSAAQDRWKWRNICVSLVHSLLTGAGALLGLSLYPQMAADPIHGHPSWALVLVAISVGYFLADGADMLWNQTLGQAWELLCHHLVVVSCLSTAILSGHYVGFSVVSLLLELNSTCLHLRKLLLLSRQAPSLAFSVTSWATLATLAVFRLVPLGWMSLWLIQQRHQVPIVLVILGGTGLVTVGATSITLGVRILVNDVLRSRPRPPIPEHKETRGTRTCCDGEPVTRDDSTLSLKD, from the exons ATGGCGCCCTCTGGGCTCCTCGTGACCGGCGCCTCCTTCGCCGCCTTCCGGGGGCTGCACTGGGGGCTGCAGCTTCTGCCCACGCCGGGATCTGCTGCCCAGGACCGTTGGAAGTGGCGGAACATCTGTGTCTCCCTGGTTCACAGCCTGCTTACGGGGGCCGGGGCGCTGCTCGG GCTGTCGCTGTACCCTCAGATGGCTGCCGACCCGATTCATGGCCACCCGTCCTGGGCCCTGGTGCTGGTGGCTATATCTGTGG GTTATTTCCTGGCCGATGGAGCTGACATGCTGTGGAACCAGACGTTGGGCCAGGCCTGGGAACTTCTTTGTCACCATTTGGTG GTAGTGAGCTGCCTCAGCACCGCCATTCTCTCTGGCCACTATGTGGGCTTCTCTGTGGTATCTCTGCTCCTGGAGCTGAACTCCACCTGCCTGCACCTACGAAAGCTGCTGCTGCTTTCTCGCCAGGCCCCATCCCTGGCCTTCAGTGTGACCAGCTGGGCCACCCTGGCTACCCTGGCCGTCTTCCGCCTGGTTCCGCTGGGATGGATGAGTCTGTGGCTGATCCAGCAACGCCACCAGGTACCTATTGTTCTGGTCATCCTTGGTGGAACTGGACTGGTCACTGTGGGTGCTACGAGCATCACACTGGGTGTCCGCATTTTGGTCAATGATGTCCTTCGGTCTCGGCCCCGCCCACCCATCCCTGAGCACAAGGAAACCAGGGGCACCAGGACATGTTGCGATGGTGAGCCTGTCACCAGGGATGATTCTACTCTCAGCCTGAAAGACTGA